The following proteins are encoded in a genomic region of Mycolicibacterium rutilum:
- a CDS encoding phosphodiesterase, giving the protein MQASDIAALPIRFGAALRNRRLFHPSGVMAEGILERVAPEDEGLPMQSCDVIARVSKGVGLPGAAPDVAGLAFRIPPPPDLRSCGPWDVLLASTLAGSRIGLAPTASWTGATFSSLMPLRYHNRLWWVRARLASGVDGPGLSLAAVEEAISADGVVFTIEQAPPTGGFRPLARLTLRHVDPSTDDIAFDPAMHSDPEVELAPRWLGDFRRSAYRRSREGRGEGPDT; this is encoded by the coding sequence GTGCAAGCCTCAGACATCGCCGCGCTGCCGATCCGTTTCGGCGCCGCCCTTCGCAACCGCCGGCTGTTCCATCCCTCGGGGGTGATGGCCGAGGGAATCCTCGAGCGGGTCGCTCCCGAGGACGAGGGGCTGCCCATGCAGTCCTGCGACGTCATCGCCCGCGTCTCCAAGGGTGTCGGGCTGCCGGGCGCCGCCCCGGATGTCGCCGGCCTGGCGTTTCGCATCCCGCCGCCACCGGATCTGCGGTCGTGCGGCCCGTGGGACGTGCTGTTGGCGTCGACGCTCGCCGGCAGCCGCATCGGGCTGGCGCCGACCGCCTCGTGGACGGGCGCGACGTTCTCCAGCCTGATGCCGCTGCGCTATCACAACCGGCTGTGGTGGGTCCGGGCCCGGCTGGCGTCCGGCGTGGACGGACCGGGCCTGTCCCTGGCGGCCGTCGAAGAGGCGATCTCCGCGGACGGTGTCGTGTTCACCATCGAGCAGGCCCCGCCGACCGGCGGGTTCCGTCCGCTCGCGCGGTTGACGCTGCGCCACGTCGACCCCAGCACCGACGACATCGCGTTCGACCCGGCCATGCACAGCGATCCGGAGGTCGAGCTCGCGCCGCGCTGGCTCGGCGACTTCCGTCGCTCGGCGTACCGGCGCAGCCGTGAAGGCCGGGGCGAGGGCCCCGACACCTAG
- a CDS encoding HemK2/MTQ2 family protein methyltransferase, whose protein sequence is MTTAYTDVRDPVIADQGVYVPQEDSRLLIDVMDSAALARGRHVVDLCTGSGVVAIGAAAQGAASVTAFDICPKAVRCARSNALAAGVDVDVHRGSWARAVEFGPFDLVTCNPPYVPHDPSADCEPLPDYVGPPRAWDAGYDGRLVLDPLCEAVPQMLAHGGSLLLVQSEFADPRQTLGALASCGLDAEIVARQWIPFGPVLSARAEWLEETGRLEPGRREEELLVIRADKP, encoded by the coding sequence GTGACAACCGCATACACCGATGTCCGCGATCCGGTTATCGCCGACCAGGGCGTTTACGTACCGCAAGAAGATTCGCGACTGCTCATCGATGTCATGGACAGCGCCGCACTGGCGCGCGGTCGGCACGTCGTCGACCTGTGCACCGGAAGCGGCGTCGTCGCCATCGGCGCCGCAGCGCAGGGCGCCGCATCCGTGACGGCGTTCGACATCTGCCCCAAGGCCGTGCGCTGCGCGCGGTCCAACGCGCTCGCCGCGGGCGTCGACGTCGACGTGCATCGCGGGTCCTGGGCCAGGGCAGTCGAATTCGGCCCGTTCGACCTGGTGACCTGTAACCCGCCGTATGTGCCGCACGATCCGTCCGCCGACTGCGAGCCGCTGCCGGACTATGTGGGTCCCCCACGCGCCTGGGACGCCGGCTACGACGGCCGCCTGGTGCTCGACCCGCTGTGCGAGGCGGTGCCGCAGATGCTCGCCCATGGTGGTTCGCTGCTGTTGGTGCAGTCGGAGTTCGCCGATCCGCGGCAGACGCTGGGCGCACTCGCCAGCTGCGGACTCGACGCTGAAATTGTTGCCCGCCAATGGATTCCGTTCGGTCCGGTGCTGAGCGCACGCGCCGAGTGGCTGGAGGAGACGGGCCGTCTGGAGCCCGGCCGCCGCGAGGAGGAACTGCTGGTGATCCGGGCGGACAAGCCGTGA
- a CDS encoding CDGSH iron-sulfur domain-containing protein: MTDAEPRTVRVVPNGPLMVQGPVRIEMPDGSVVSSDRFMVAICTCRRSKDYPMCDTSHRCRSRVPSQKASAERSA; encoded by the coding sequence GTGACCGACGCCGAACCGCGCACCGTGCGGGTCGTGCCGAACGGCCCGCTGATGGTGCAGGGCCCGGTGCGCATCGAGATGCCCGACGGCAGCGTCGTGTCCTCGGACCGCTTCATGGTGGCCATCTGCACCTGCCGGCGCAGCAAGGATTACCCGATGTGCGACACCAGCCACCGGTGCCGCTCCCGGGTGCCGTCCCAGAAGGCGTCAGCCGAGCGGTCGGCGTAG
- a CDS encoding iron-containing redox enzyme family protein, with protein MTLPSTLVEPALPKAVGPLSAAIIDLLQRGRPALHVRPIDVPMCEADPYGLDLQLALYICYELHYRGFAGVNPRWEWNPALLHLRGRFEEAFLSAVRHDVGEIGEDETAEAEMEKLSVEPVDGEGPSYYLRDKGTWEQMVEYFVHRSVYHLKEGDPHAFTIPRLSGQSKAAFVAVEFDEFGGGRGDHVHQHLYAQLMDAAGLDSTYLRYLDNVPADALASVNLMSLFGLHRELRGASIGHFASTEITSSPGSRRLVEGLKRLGAPDTCVAFYQEHVVADAVHEQVVRTDVVGDLVAREPHLDRDVVFGIRARDVVEDRLADHVMACWTENRSSLRRPLG; from the coding sequence GTGACTCTTCCGTCGACGCTTGTCGAACCTGCGCTGCCGAAGGCCGTCGGGCCGCTGTCCGCCGCGATAATCGACCTCCTTCAGCGAGGTCGGCCCGCACTGCACGTGCGGCCGATCGATGTTCCGATGTGCGAGGCCGACCCCTACGGCCTCGACCTTCAGCTTGCCCTCTACATCTGCTATGAACTGCATTACCGCGGTTTTGCCGGAGTGAATCCGCGATGGGAGTGGAACCCGGCGCTGCTGCACCTGCGCGGACGCTTCGAGGAGGCGTTCCTGAGCGCGGTGCGCCACGATGTCGGCGAGATCGGCGAGGACGAGACCGCCGAGGCCGAGATGGAGAAGCTCTCGGTCGAGCCCGTCGACGGTGAGGGTCCCTCCTACTACCTGCGCGACAAGGGCACCTGGGAGCAGATGGTCGAGTACTTCGTGCACCGCTCGGTGTACCACCTCAAGGAGGGCGACCCGCACGCGTTCACGATCCCCCGCCTGTCCGGGCAGTCGAAGGCCGCGTTCGTCGCGGTCGAGTTCGACGAATTCGGCGGCGGGCGCGGCGATCACGTGCACCAGCACCTGTACGCACAGTTGATGGACGCCGCCGGGCTGGACTCGACGTATCTGCGCTATCTCGACAACGTGCCCGCCGACGCGCTGGCGTCGGTCAACCTGATGTCGCTGTTCGGTCTGCACCGCGAGCTGCGCGGCGCATCGATCGGGCACTTCGCGTCGACGGAGATCACGTCCTCGCCCGGGTCGCGCCGGCTGGTCGAGGGGCTCAAGCGCCTCGGCGCTCCCGACACGTGCGTCGCGTTCTACCAGGAGCACGTCGTCGCCGATGCCGTGCACGAGCAGGTGGTGCGCACCGACGTGGTGGGCGACCTGGTCGCCAGGGAGCCGCACCTGGACCGCGATGTGGTGTTCGGTATCCGCGCCCGCGACGTGGTCGAGGACCGGTTGGCCGACCACGTGATGGCGTGCTGGACCGAGAACCGGTCGTCGCTACGCCGACCGCTCGGCTGA
- a CDS encoding ESX secretion-associated protein EspG: MSYEWLGRVAVVDLEAACALFGYDMLPAPLGRSRPVGSVWLLTRDVAPIEDRLHDGDLRGVRAWVESVVRADVHVECTVHRFEDDGPDLRVHGLRAGESCFIGVQTRDADGVDVVDIHGVSAGALAAAVVDAVGLTGAGVRQRIAVPGSGDRLPDTPELLDEYDDFGFLIPGAEVAAVPVVESGDVTATGTVRARCDPARYWGADADRRVLQWVQVDGDGDYLYEPGDSGYAEPVDAETLTSYLDGLIADELDVVQRYSATQP; this comes from the coding sequence ATGAGCTACGAGTGGCTGGGCCGGGTCGCAGTGGTGGACCTGGAGGCGGCGTGCGCACTCTTCGGCTACGACATGCTGCCGGCGCCGCTGGGACGCAGCCGGCCGGTCGGGTCTGTCTGGCTGCTCACCAGAGACGTCGCCCCGATCGAGGATCGGCTACACGACGGGGATCTGCGCGGCGTTCGTGCATGGGTGGAATCCGTTGTGCGCGCTGACGTTCACGTCGAATGCACGGTTCACCGCTTCGAGGACGACGGTCCGGATCTTCGGGTGCACGGCCTGCGTGCGGGAGAGTCGTGCTTCATCGGGGTGCAGACCAGGGATGCCGACGGTGTCGACGTCGTCGACATTCACGGCGTCTCCGCGGGAGCGTTGGCCGCGGCGGTCGTGGACGCGGTCGGGTTGACCGGTGCCGGTGTCCGCCAACGCATCGCGGTGCCCGGCAGCGGGGATCGTCTCCCGGACACACCCGAGTTGCTCGACGAATACGACGATTTCGGCTTCCTGATCCCGGGCGCCGAGGTTGCGGCGGTGCCCGTCGTCGAGAGCGGTGACGTGACGGCGACCGGGACGGTGCGGGCGCGGTGCGATCCGGCACGATACTGGGGCGCGGATGCCGACCGACGGGTCCTGCAGTGGGTGCAGGTCGACGGCGACGGGGATTATCTGTACGAACCCGGCGACTCGGGATACGCCGAACCCGTCGACGCCGAGACGTTGACCTCCTACCTCGACGGCCTGATCGCCGACGAACTCGACGTCGTGCAGCGCTATTCCGCGACGCAGCCCTGA
- a CDS encoding WXG100 family type VII secretion target, translating into MEVDPEILRAFAGQVDIAAGVIREADVGTKVATAADGLDGSTTQWATRLVGAHVKEIADKIAAGVSEMGTAVRGAGNTYEVTDADLAGSFGKIF; encoded by the coding sequence GTGGAAGTCGACCCCGAGATCCTGCGTGCCTTCGCCGGCCAGGTGGATATCGCGGCCGGCGTCATCCGTGAGGCCGACGTGGGCACCAAGGTCGCCACGGCCGCCGACGGCCTGGACGGATCGACGACGCAGTGGGCGACCCGCCTGGTCGGCGCCCACGTCAAGGAGATCGCCGACAAGATCGCCGCCGGCGTCAGCGAGATGGGCACCGCGGTGCGGGGCGCGGGCAACACCTACGAGGTGACCGACGCGGATTTGGCCGGCAGCTTCGGGAAGATCTTCTAA
- the cds1 gene encoding L-cysteine desulfhydrase Cds1, whose translation MSRPASTTADRSQPRTWVDNAVRLIEADARRSADTHLLRYPLPSAWGERCGLQLYLKDETTHITGSLKHRLARSLFLYALCNGWIDEHTTVIEASSGSTAVSEAYFAALLGLPFIAVMPSSTSASKIALIESQGGRCHFVDESSQVYAEAERLAEETGGHYIDQFTNAERATDWRGNNNIAESIFEQMRDEAHPVPDWIVVGAGTGGTSATIGRYIRYRRHATRLCVVDPENSAFFPAYAQDDPDVVTGSSSRIEGIGRPRVEPSFLPGVVDRMVVVPDAASVAAAWHASKVLGRRVGPSTGTNLWGAFGLLAEMKAEGCRGSVVTLLADSGDRYADTYFCDEWLTSQGLAPSAFESALTDFERSGRWP comes from the coding sequence GTGAGCCGGCCGGCGTCGACCACCGCGGACCGCAGCCAGCCACGCACGTGGGTGGACAACGCGGTGCGGCTGATCGAGGCCGACGCCCGGCGCAGCGCCGACACCCACCTGCTGCGGTATCCGCTGCCGTCGGCCTGGGGTGAGAGGTGCGGGCTGCAGCTGTACCTGAAGGACGAGACGACGCACATCACCGGCAGCCTCAAGCACCGGCTGGCGCGGTCGCTGTTCTTGTACGCGTTGTGCAACGGCTGGATCGACGAGCACACGACGGTCATCGAGGCGTCGTCGGGCTCGACCGCGGTGTCCGAGGCGTACTTCGCCGCGCTGCTGGGCCTGCCGTTCATCGCGGTGATGCCGTCCTCGACCAGTGCCAGCAAGATCGCACTCATCGAATCCCAAGGTGGCCGTTGCCATTTCGTCGATGAGTCGAGCCAGGTGTACGCCGAGGCGGAGCGGCTGGCCGAGGAGACCGGCGGGCACTACATCGACCAGTTCACCAACGCTGAACGCGCGACCGATTGGCGCGGCAACAACAACATCGCCGAGTCGATCTTCGAGCAGATGCGCGACGAGGCGCACCCGGTCCCGGACTGGATCGTCGTCGGCGCGGGCACCGGCGGCACCAGCGCGACGATCGGCCGCTACATCCGGTATCGCCGCCACGCCACCCGGTTGTGCGTCGTGGACCCGGAGAACTCCGCGTTCTTCCCCGCCTACGCGCAGGACGACCCGGACGTCGTCACGGGGAGCTCGTCGCGGATCGAGGGCATCGGCAGGCCGCGGGTGGAACCGTCGTTCCTGCCCGGGGTGGTGGATCGCATGGTCGTGGTGCCCGACGCCGCGTCGGTGGCGGCCGCCTGGCACGCGAGCAAGGTGCTGGGCCGACGGGTCGGCCCGTCGACGGGGACGAATCTGTGGGGAGCGTTCGGGCTACTGGCGGAAATGAAGGCCGAGGGGTGTCGCGGTTCGGTGGTCACACTGCTGGCCGACAGCGGTGACCGCTACGCCGACACCTACTTCTGCGACGAGTGGCTGACCAGCCAGGGGCTGGCACCCTCGGCATTCGAGTCGGCGCTGACCGACTTCGAACGCTCGGGCCGCTGGCCCTGA
- a CDS encoding metallophosphoesterase — protein sequence MSARSTVLKNSAAAATGALVAGIGYASLIERNAFVLRELTMPVLSPGSAPLKVLHISDIHMRPGQRRKQAWLRDLASLEPDLVVNTGDNLAHPKAVPAVVQSLSELLSVPGLFVFGSNDYFGPRPKNPMNYLTRPTHRIHGEPLPWQDLRAAFTERGWLDMTHTRRELEVRGVHIAVAGVDDPHLTRDRYDTIAGPASQAADLTLGLTHSPEPRVLDRFAADGYQLVMAGHTHGGQLCLPFYGAIVTNCELDRSRVKGPSRWGARMQLHVSAGIGTSPYAPMRFCCRPEATLLTLVAAPTGGRDADTRAGKSHPSVAVR from the coding sequence ATGTCTGCCCGTTCGACGGTCTTGAAGAACTCCGCCGCGGCGGCCACCGGCGCCCTGGTGGCCGGCATCGGCTACGCCTCGCTGATCGAGCGCAACGCGTTCGTCCTGCGCGAGCTGACCATGCCGGTGCTGTCGCCGGGCTCGGCGCCGCTGAAGGTGCTGCACATCAGCGACATCCACATGCGGCCCGGGCAGCGGCGCAAGCAGGCTTGGCTGCGAGACCTGGCGAGCCTGGAGCCGGACCTGGTGGTCAACACCGGCGACAACCTCGCGCACCCCAAGGCGGTGCCCGCGGTGGTGCAGTCGCTGTCGGAGCTGTTGTCGGTGCCCGGGCTGTTCGTGTTCGGCAGCAACGACTACTTCGGCCCGCGGCCGAAGAACCCGATGAACTACCTCACCCGGCCGACGCACCGCATCCACGGCGAGCCGCTGCCGTGGCAGGACCTGCGCGCGGCGTTCACCGAACGCGGCTGGCTCGACATGACCCACACGCGTCGCGAGCTCGAGGTGCGCGGCGTGCACATCGCGGTGGCCGGCGTCGACGACCCGCACCTCACGCGGGACCGCTACGACACGATCGCCGGCCCGGCCAGTCAGGCAGCGGATCTGACTCTGGGACTGACCCATTCGCCCGAGCCCCGGGTGCTCGACCGGTTCGCGGCCGACGGGTACCAGCTGGTGATGGCCGGCCACACCCACGGCGGCCAGCTGTGTCTGCCGTTCTACGGCGCCATCGTCACCAACTGCGAGCTGGACCGGTCGCGGGTCAAGGGCCCGTCGCGGTGGGGCGCGCGCATGCAGCTGCACGTGTCGGCCGGGATCGGCACGTCGCCGTACGCGCCGATGCGGTTCTGCTGCCGGCCCGAGGCCACGCTGCTGACCCTGGTCGCCGCGCCGACCGGCGGCCGGGACGCCGACACCCGGGCGGGTAAGTCGCATCCCAGCGTCGCGGTGCGGTGA
- the ponA2 gene encoding transglycosylase/D,D-transpeptidase PonA2 has translation MPERQPSPPPRAVTVIKLAWCVLLASVIAAALMFPVVGGIGLMSNRASDVVANGSAQLVEGEVPQVSTMVDAKGNVIAWLYNQRRFEVPSDQIANTMKLAIVSIEDKRFAEHNGVDWQGTLTGLSGYLSGNLDTRGGSTIEQQYVKNYQLLVVAQTDAEKRAAIETTPARKLREIRMALTLDKTFTKSEILTRYLNLVSFGNGAFGVQDAAQTYFGINASELNWQQAALLAGMVQSTSTLNPYTNPDGALARRNLVLDTMIENIPAEAEALRAAKEQPLGVLPQPKELPRGCIAAGDRAFFCDYVLEYLARAGISKEQVARGGYLIKTTLDPDVQGPVKAAVNQFAPADANGVASVMSVIRPGKESHPVLAMASSRTYGLNQDANETMQPQPFSLVGDGAGSTFKIFTVAAAMEMGMGINAQLDVPAQFQAKGLGSSDTPGCPAATWCVKNAGGYRGTMNITDALATSPNTAFAKLISQVGVQRSVDMAVRLGLRSYALPGTARDYDPESNESLADFIKRQNLGSFTLGPIEVNALEFSNVGATLASGGVWCPPTPITQVLDRDGEEVAVTTETCEQAVPEGLANTMATALSKDDQGAGTAASAAGSVGWDLPMSGKTGTTEAHRSSAFLGFTNQLAAGNYIYDDSTSPGELCSFPLRKCGYGDLFGGNEPARTWFAAMKPIATNFGEVNLPPTDPRFVEGGPGSRVPSVSGLTQDTARQRLRDAGFQVADQANSVNSSAPSGAVVGTSPSGQTVPGSIITLQVSNGIPPPPPPPPAGEIPGIPGLPAPVGQTVVQIPGLPPITVPVLGPPPPPAPPPPP, from the coding sequence ATGCCGGAGCGCCAACCGTCTCCTCCGCCGCGCGCGGTGACGGTCATCAAGCTCGCGTGGTGCGTTCTGCTCGCCAGCGTGATCGCCGCCGCGCTGATGTTCCCCGTGGTCGGGGGAATCGGCCTGATGTCCAACCGGGCCTCCGACGTCGTAGCGAACGGCTCGGCGCAACTGGTCGAGGGCGAGGTGCCCCAGGTGTCGACGATGGTCGACGCGAAGGGCAACGTCATCGCCTGGCTCTACAACCAGCGCCGCTTCGAGGTGCCCAGCGACCAGATCGCCAACACCATGAAGCTGGCGATCGTCTCCATCGAGGACAAGCGGTTCGCCGAGCACAACGGCGTCGACTGGCAGGGCACGCTGACCGGGCTGTCCGGGTACCTGTCGGGCAACCTCGACACCCGCGGCGGGTCGACCATCGAGCAGCAGTACGTCAAGAACTACCAACTGCTGGTGGTGGCGCAGACCGACGCCGAGAAGCGCGCCGCGATCGAGACGACGCCCGCGCGCAAACTGCGCGAGATCCGGATGGCGCTGACGCTGGACAAGACGTTCACCAAGTCCGAGATCCTGACCCGCTACCTGAACCTGGTGTCGTTCGGCAACGGCGCCTTCGGCGTGCAGGACGCCGCGCAGACCTACTTCGGCATCAACGCCTCGGAGCTGAACTGGCAGCAGGCGGCGCTGCTGGCCGGCATGGTGCAGTCGACCAGCACGCTGAACCCGTACACCAATCCCGACGGTGCGCTGGCCCGGCGAAACCTGGTGCTCGACACCATGATCGAGAACATCCCGGCCGAGGCCGAGGCGCTGCGGGCGGCCAAGGAGCAGCCGCTGGGCGTGCTGCCGCAGCCGAAGGAACTGCCGCGCGGCTGCATCGCCGCCGGGGACCGCGCGTTCTTCTGTGACTACGTGCTCGAGTACCTGGCCCGCGCGGGCATCAGCAAGGAGCAGGTCGCGCGCGGCGGCTACCTGATCAAGACCACGCTCGACCCCGACGTGCAGGGCCCGGTCAAGGCGGCGGTCAACCAGTTCGCCCCCGCCGACGCCAACGGCGTGGCCAGCGTGATGAGCGTGATCCGGCCCGGCAAGGAGTCGCATCCGGTGTTGGCGATGGCCAGCAGCCGGACCTACGGCCTGAACCAGGACGCGAACGAAACCATGCAGCCGCAGCCGTTCTCGCTCGTCGGTGACGGTGCCGGGTCGACGTTCAAGATCTTCACCGTCGCCGCGGCGATGGAGATGGGCATGGGTATCAACGCGCAGCTCGATGTGCCCGCGCAGTTCCAGGCCAAGGGACTGGGCAGCAGCGACACCCCGGGCTGCCCAGCCGCGACCTGGTGCGTGAAGAACGCCGGCGGCTACCGCGGCACGATGAACATCACCGACGCGCTCGCCACGTCGCCCAACACCGCGTTCGCCAAACTGATCTCGCAGGTCGGTGTGCAGCGCAGCGTCGACATGGCGGTGCGGCTGGGCCTGCGGTCCTACGCGCTGCCGGGCACCGCGCGCGACTACGACCCGGAGAGTAACGAGAGCCTCGCCGACTTCATCAAGCGGCAGAACCTCGGCTCGTTCACACTGGGCCCGATCGAGGTCAACGCCCTCGAGTTCTCCAACGTCGGTGCGACGCTGGCGTCGGGCGGCGTGTGGTGCCCGCCGACGCCGATCACGCAGGTGCTGGACCGCGACGGCGAGGAGGTCGCCGTCACCACCGAGACGTGCGAGCAGGCCGTGCCCGAGGGGCTGGCCAACACGATGGCGACCGCGCTGAGCAAGGACGACCAGGGTGCAGGCACCGCCGCCTCGGCGGCCGGCTCGGTTGGCTGGGACCTGCCGATGTCGGGCAAGACCGGAACCACCGAGGCGCACCGCTCCTCGGCGTTCCTCGGGTTCACCAATCAGCTCGCCGCGGGCAACTACATCTACGACGACTCCACCTCGCCGGGCGAGCTGTGCTCGTTCCCGCTGCGCAAGTGCGGCTACGGAGATCTGTTCGGCGGCAACGAACCCGCCCGGACCTGGTTCGCCGCGATGAAACCGATCGCCACCAACTTCGGTGAGGTCAACCTGCCGCCGACCGACCCGCGCTTCGTCGAGGGCGGGCCCGGCTCGCGGGTGCCCAGCGTGTCGGGGTTGACGCAGGACACCGCCCGCCAGCGGCTGCGCGACGCCGGCTTCCAGGTCGCCGACCAGGCGAACTCGGTGAACAGCTCGGCGCCCTCGGGCGCGGTCGTCGGCACCTCGCCGTCCGGACAGACGGTGCCGGGCTCGATCATCACGCTGCAGGTCTCGAACGGCATCCCGCCACCACCTCCGCCGCCGCCGGCCGGCGAGATCCCCGGCATTCCGGGGCTGCCGGCGCCGGTCGGGCAGACCGTGGTGCAGATCCCCGGCCTGCCGCCGATCACGGTGCCGGTGCTCGGACCACCGCCGCCGCCCGCGCCGCCACCGCCGCCGTGA
- a CDS encoding WhiB family transcriptional regulator — protein sequence MTSSASSVVHGAEAEARIAWVSQARCRQTDPDELFVRGAAQRKAAVICRHCPVILECGADALDNRVEFGVWGGMTERQRRALLKQHPEVVSWADFFAAQRKHRSAV from the coding sequence ATGACGTCGTCGGCGAGCAGCGTCGTGCACGGCGCCGAGGCCGAAGCCCGCATCGCCTGGGTGTCACAAGCCCGCTGCCGCCAGACCGATCCCGATGAGCTGTTCGTCCGAGGCGCCGCCCAACGCAAGGCCGCGGTGATTTGCCGACACTGCCCGGTGATCCTGGAATGCGGGGCCGACGCCCTCGACAACCGCGTCGAGTTCGGCGTCTGGGGCGGGATGACCGAACGTCAGCGCCGCGCCCTCCTCAAGCAGCACCCCGAGGTCGTGTCCTGGGCCGACTTCTTCGCCGCCCAGCGCAAGCACCGCAGCGCGGTCTGA
- a CDS encoding ArsA family ATPase, which produces MSATPPALDMGSILKDTSNRVVVCCGAGGVGKTTTAASMALRAAEYGRTVVVLTIDPAKRLAQALGIKDLGNVPQRVPLAPEVSGELHAMMLDMRRTFDEMVIQYSGPERAQEILDNQFYQTVATSLAGTQEYMAMEKLGQLLGEDRWDLVVVDTPPSRNALDFLDAPKRLGGFMDSRLWKLLLGPGRGIGRLVTGAMGLAMKALSTVLGSQMLSDAAAFVQSLDSTFGGFREKADRTYDLLKRRGTQFVVVSAAEPDALREASFFVDRLSEENMPLAGLILNRTHPMLSELHAEKAEEAAEQLEKKDAESLTAAVLRIHADRAMTAKREIRLLSRFTGANPHVAIVGVPSLPFDVSDLEALRAIADQITGEADPAA; this is translated from the coding sequence GTGAGCGCCACACCGCCGGCCCTCGACATGGGGTCGATTCTCAAGGACACGTCCAACCGGGTCGTGGTGTGCTGCGGCGCCGGCGGCGTCGGCAAGACCACCACGGCGGCGTCGATGGCGCTGCGCGCGGCCGAGTACGGCCGCACCGTCGTCGTCTTGACCATCGACCCGGCCAAGCGGCTCGCCCAGGCGCTCGGCATCAAGGACCTCGGCAACGTCCCGCAGCGGGTGCCGCTGGCGCCGGAGGTCTCCGGCGAGCTGCACGCGATGATGCTCGACATGCGCCGCACGTTCGACGAGATGGTCATCCAGTACTCGGGACCCGAACGCGCACAAGAGATTCTGGACAACCAGTTCTATCAGACCGTGGCCACCTCGCTGGCGGGCACGCAGGAGTACATGGCGATGGAGAAGCTCGGCCAGCTTCTCGGTGAGGACCGCTGGGACCTGGTCGTCGTCGACACCCCGCCCTCGCGCAACGCGCTGGACTTCCTCGACGCCCCGAAACGGCTGGGCGGCTTCATGGACAGCCGGTTGTGGAAGCTGCTGCTCGGACCCGGCCGCGGTATCGGGCGGCTGGTCACCGGCGCGATGGGGCTGGCGATGAAGGCGCTGTCCACGGTGCTCGGGTCTCAAATGCTCTCCGACGCAGCGGCTTTCGTTCAGTCGCTGGATTCCACGTTCGGCGGGTTCCGGGAGAAGGCCGACCGCACCTACGACCTGCTGAAGCGGCGCGGGACCCAGTTCGTCGTCGTCTCGGCCGCCGAACCCGATGCACTGCGCGAGGCGTCGTTCTTCGTCGACCGCCTCTCCGAGGAGAACATGCCGCTGGCCGGCCTGATCCTCAACCGCACCCACCCGATGCTGTCGGAGCTGCACGCCGAGAAGGCCGAGGAAGCCGCCGAGCAGCTCGAGAAGAAGGACGCCGAATCCTTGACGGCCGCGGTGTTGCGGATCCACGCCGACCGCGCGATGACCGCCAAGCGGGAGATCCGGCTGCTGTCGCGGTTCACCGGCGCAAATCCGCACGTGGCGATCGTGGGGGTGCCGTCGCTGCCGTTCGACGTGTCGGATCTGGAGGCGTTGCGGGCGATCGCCGATCAGATCACCGGCGAGGCGGATCCGGCGGCCTGA